A window of Metopolophium dirhodum isolate CAU chromosome 6, ASM1992520v1, whole genome shotgun sequence genomic DNA:
ACAGATAATTATCGTTGTAAACCGGATAATCACGTTAATGACTAAATACAAAGGTAATTGTTGTTATAGATCAGATATATGTACGCGATGAATCTCAAAtactacaatttgaaaaattatgatttttaaaaatagaaaaaatgcaatattattttatatttatttttacaagatgtACTCCCATGACATTtactattgcataatatttcagCCCCACGGCAGGCACAACGCTTATTATTGCAACCAGTTTTGCAATTGCAACGCTGGTACCCTTGAGGGCCCGAAACCGAACTATTACTAGCTGCTTCCCTCAGTGTCAACTGTCTACCATCTGCTAATTTTATCACATTGTCCATATCTAATAGATTTTCTTCGCAAGCAGCTATTTCTTGGCGTGTGTAATTGTATTTAAGAAAACCATGTtcagtacctataaaataattaaaaaattaataattttaataacatattttttcattaagaaTTAACTTACAGAGTTTGTATAAGTCGTGTTCAAGTTGGGTGACAACTGCTAGTATATTTCGTGGAGAACCACGAGCTCTATCAACGTCCGCCACAGTTACACGTACAGTTGTGTCTATTT
This region includes:
- the LOC132946047 gene encoding uncharacterized protein LOC132946047, translating into MKLSNEKFAQLEIDTTVRVTVADVDRARGSPRNILAVVTQLEHDLYKLCTEHGFLKYNYTRQEIAACEENLLDMDNVIKLADGRQLTLREAASNSSVSGPQGYQRCNCKTGCNNKRCACRGAEILCNSKCHGSTSCKNKYKIILHFFYF